Part of the Oreochromis aureus strain Israel breed Guangdong linkage group 20, ZZ_aureus, whole genome shotgun sequence genome, AGCTGTTGACAACTGCACTTTAAGCTGTGTTTTCTCACTGAACAATCACAAATGTTTCTACAACATTCAAGCTTTTTaactgataaactccatttttATCAGCCTCAGAAAATGCTTTCAGAGACTTAGTTAGATTATCAGGAACCAGGGCCAAGATCTGTGAGAGTGTGAGCACACAAAGACCTAATTTTCTCTCTGAACACGACAGGAGGGAAATCCATTTTCTCAATCAAGATGAATTCCGGTTTTCAATTTTGATTTGAACATTTGATTGGAGCTGTAAATGCACTATTATTCAGCACAGAGATTTGTCGCAGGAAAAGCAGAAACAAGTGCCCGTTTTGAGCCTGAAAAGGCAGTTTTTGAAAGATAATCTTCAAGGTATACAATGGCTGCAACAGGCTGACAGGACTGTTGCACATTAGCTGTTGTAAAGAGGCACCACCCTGTCTATAGATGCCCTGCAAATGGGGCATTTCTTTGGCTCTGGCAGGGCCTCGTAGCACTGGCTGCAGGTACACACATGACCACACTCTAGAAACACGCAGGAGCGATCCCGGCTCAGGCAgacagtgcaggtggtgggggATATGCTGCTTTCCTCTATGTTAAGTTCACGCAAACGCTTCCTCTGTTGTTCCTTGAACTCCTCAAGTATGCTCTTCTCCTTCTTGCTCTGTCTGCGATGGATGTATTGCTTCCACAGGATGTAGAGGAGCGTGGAGCAGGCAGCCATGCCGAACACAATCGCCAGAATCTTCCAGAGTCTAACGCTGTTCCCCTGCTTCCGCAGGAGAGACTCGTAGTCCAGCCGAGTGAGGAAATAACAGAAGCCCTGTTTGGGTGGTTGGAGCTTGATCAGGTTGTTATCCAGGACCAGCTCTCCGACTCCTGTGATGCTGTCACCCACACGCAGCATCTCCTCGGTTTCGTGGATGCCTTTTGGTCGCTCCCCGCTGATGAAGTGACCAATAACACTGGACAAGGATTGGACTGTGGGGTGGAAGTTCTCGTAGGTGGTCTCCAGATCCAACTCTGCTGCATCTAACGGGCGTATAACTCGGACTGTGGCAGCGATATCGTCATCATGTGACCCGAGGGCAAAGGGAACCGTGTTAATGCGCTGATGGatgattttctctgtgctgttccTGTGTGGAAACATTACAATGATTTATAATTACTATCCATGCATCAGAAAATAGCAACAGTCCAAAGCTCATCTTATAAAGACAAACAACCATATTTTgggctttttgttttattatcagCTCTTTATTTAAGCTGTAGTGTATTTTAAATAGTTTCTTTGCATGACAATAATAATCTCAGATTATTCACAGATTTTCTTATTATCAAATTATGAAAAACTGCCatacaaacatttttcaaagcttttaaaggaatattttaaaaaggtaTTTTTAAGAGTTTCAAGTGTGAATGACTTTTTAAGTtatcttttctttgtcttgttttttccGGAGTGTAGGGTAGCTTTAATAAGAAGAATGTAGGTCAGTAATGCACAGTCATTGCTTCTGCCTCAGCCTGTCAGTCACTGCTACATAATCTGAGGACCTCATACGTTCTTTGCACATCGCCTTTGTAATATGCAACGACCTAATGAACTTAAGGCAATTTTGGGAGATTCAAGCTGGGATATTTTCCACAGTTACTGAAAATATTCAATTACTTCGGCTTAACAGAGCATGCATGCCCAACACTTGCTTTTAATGCACTGCACTTTTACCCCTTGCAGAGTCCGGTATGCTTTGGACAAGAGATATCTGAGTGTGAAGGAAAGACTGGATTTTACTAGTCGATCAGCATTCCTGCTCTCACCTGTGACCGTGACATGTGGGCAGAAACTGAAAGGATAAGAAGATCGtgagaataagaataagaaggaaaaaagctttCTCTGCTCTGACTCTCTTAGAGACAGGGGAAAAGAGTAGAGCTGCAACTCCTCCTCAATGAAAAGAGCCAgtttgaggtggtttgggcatctgactagGACGCCTTTTAGGTGAGACATTTCAGGCAAGTCCAACTGCGAGGAGACCGAAAGGCAGACCAGGACATGGTTGAGAGATTATGTCTCAAAGCTAGCCTTAAAAGGGCGTCTCTGCTTAGACCGCTACCCATGCGACTCAGTTAAGTAGCAGAAAACGGATGCTGGGACTCACTAAACAGTTggcagcagtttttcttttccctgaATATTTGGTTATGCCTGTGAAAACAAGTTATTAGAGAAGAGGATGACTTCAGCATGAAATAAGCTAAGTTGCCTGCGTCAGCGTTACCATCTGCTCTCCCTCTAACTACAACACTGACGCAACTGTTTTTCCCAACAGCGAAACATCAGCACGTAATCCTGTTCTCCGTCTATGTTAATGAATGAACTTGATAACTGCATGCCATCATTAAACCAAGAATCACTGAGCATAAATaattccccctttttttaaattaaaaaacagatgttTAGCGTGGGAGACAGAAAATGTTATTCATTTCAGCTGAATAACAAAACATTCAGACTgtctgtaaaaaaataaaacacattttttaacctCTTACCATATGTGAGTGGTGCGGTTCCACACCATCTTCTCCTCCTTCAGCGTCAGCCTCTCAATGACACCTTTGCAGTTGTCGACAAACTGGCTGTTCAGTGTTTCCTTCACAGATCTCACCACACCTGCAGTATGCAATAAATAAGTATCAAGTATTTTTCAGGACtcccaataaaaataaaagatcctTTATTTAGGTTTTCAGCATGGCTCAGCAAACCTTCTATGACGGCGTATGGGATACATCTTCCAGGAGTTTCAGACAGGATGGTTTTCAAATCTTGGTCAAGGGAGACTTTCTTTGCTtcctgtaaaataaaaataaatatgtactaAAAACGTAAGGAATTTTCGCCCTTCATATGATAAACAGAGAAATGCAGAAATATGTCTGACCTTTAATCTGGCAACTATTGTAGCTCTGCTTCTGTAAATGGAATAGAAGAACGCGGTCAGAGCCGAGCTTGTGGCTAAAACCACAATCTGTGTCGTTGAGGGCTTCCCACTGGAGTCCATCCTGAAATCTACAGCATTCAAGGTCGCTGTGAGAGAGGAGATGAACACATCAGAAAGTTATCATTGATGTCAGTCCAATAGGCCACAACTGTCAGAGTTTGTCCTACAAAGCACTTTCTGGAACTCACTAAAAGACACTTTAGCCACagaaaaatcatcagcagtTAAAAGTGTCATTTACTTAAGCATactgaagatgaaaagaaaatgcataAATTTCTGTTGAATAAAGCAACAGACTCTTTGCTTTT contains:
- the mul1b gene encoding mitochondrial ubiquitin ligase activator of NFKB 1, with translation MDSSGKPSTTQIVVLATSSALTAFFYSIYRSRATIVARLKEAKKVSLDQDLKTILSETPGRCIPYAVIEGVVRSVKETLNSQFVDNCKGVIERLTLKEEKMVWNRTTHIWNSTEKIIHQRINTVPFALGSHDDDIAATVRVIRPLDAAELDLETTYENFHPTVQSLSSVIGHFISGERPKGIHETEEMLRVGDSITGVGELVLDNNLIKLQPPKQGFCYFLTRLDYESLLRKQGNSVRLWKILAIVFGMAACSTLLYILWKQYIHRRQSKKEKSILEEFKEQQRKRLRELNIEESSISPTTCTVCLSRDRSCVFLECGHVCTCSQCYEALPEPKKCPICRASIDRVVPLYNS